A single genomic interval of Festucalex cinctus isolate MCC-2025b chromosome 16, RoL_Fcin_1.0, whole genome shotgun sequence harbors:
- the lrp10 gene encoding low-density lipoprotein receptor-related protein 10 produces MMHIRSILIYFFAACSQSRLALSFDHCGHPPQVFDSEVGEIRSSAYHTYSYRFGSTYDCWTIQGPVGIPVVLSFSQFSARCRKEWLAIKSSAGGTPLVLCGSKLPPPVEFPGGNITVVHHFLPHIYPVSSFRLNYARDPDSGECPFTSFECLGGRCLPLSWRCNGQVECLGEGYGVGTDEEGCGTEESPSRTPEDGETAERNGAGDSEDQSPAVKSHKDDRTDELLALLKERRENELLREPHVTPAPIEWPCGGLLRTFYGTFSPPSPRGTPLLCVWTLDPDDTRPLRLDLQQLVLGSGDTLTVHNGAQGKGDIIKIITSTSNYKSVQVESRTGLLSLTYQTRPSSDGGGFNATFHVGSYCPPWEGRCRGASGGCFTQEQRCDGKWDCPETGKDEEGCRGCGPDQFACGVPGQRAAAAAGRFAGRPVCYPVSERCNYQLYCADGSDERDCTVCQPGTFHCDSDRCVFESWRCDGQVDCKDRTDELNCTVILPRKVITAATVGSLVCGLLLVIAMGCTCKLYSLRTREYSMFAPINRHEAQLIQQQAPPSYGQLIAQGIIPPVEDFPTENPNETSSLSLRGILQLLRQDAVASPHRRRRPRFVRRLVRRMRRWGLIPRQPSRPSQAASGGHQPPDAAPHDQEPPCAAPAGSSSSAESANRPAPRKAALSTQAPPPPSASPPPPPYAPPAPPAEAPQTPPPAVPPSSPSLASIFHTLGMSLSLFRASPSSPSGNSMPLSASPSFSSSSSDDDVLLIPLSEDAVSEDDVPMLT; encoded by the exons ATGATGCACATTCGCAGCATCCTGATTTATTTCTTCGCGG CATGCAGCCAGTCCCGTCTGGCGCTTTCTTTTG ACCACTGTGGACATCCCCCTCAAGTGTTTGATAGCGAGGTGGGAGAGATCAGGAGTTCTGCTTACCACACTTACTCCTACCGTTTTGGCTCCACATATGACTGCTGGACCATTCAGGGTCCAGTGGGAATCCCAGTTGTCCTAAG CTTCTCCCAGTTTTCGGCTCGGTGCAGGAAAGAGTGGCTGGCCATCAAATCATCCGCTGGCGGCACTCCGCTCGTTCTCTGCGGCTCCAAATTGCCGCCACCCGTTGAATTCCCGGGTGGAAACATCACTGTGGTGCACCACTTCCTGCCACATATATATCCCGTGTCGTCATTTCGCTTGAATTATGCCAGAG ATCCTGACTCTGGCGAATGCCCCTTCACTTCGTTTGAATGCCTGGGAGGGCGCTGCCTGCCCCTCTCATGGCGTTGCAACGGCCAGGTGGAGTGTCTCGGGGAAGGGTACGGCGTGGGCACAGATGAGGAGGGCTGCGGCACAGAGGAGAGCCCTTCCAGGACGCCGGAGGATGGCGAAACGGCCGAGAGGAACGGCGCCGGGGATTCAGAGGATCAAAGTCCTGCTGTGAAAAGCCACAAGGACGACAGGACGGATGAGCTGTTGGCCCTGTTGAAGGAGAGGCGGGAGAATGAACTCCTAAGAGAACCCCACGTGACACCCGCTCCCATCGAGTGGCCCTGCGGAGGTCTCCTCCGGACTTTCTACGGGACTTTCTCTCCTCCGTCTCCTCGGGGCACACCTTTACTCTGCGTTTGGACTCTGGACCCAGATGACACCCGGCCCTTGAGGCTGGACCTGCAGCAGCTGGTGCTCGGCTCCGGGGACACGCTCACAGTCCACAATGGAGCGCAAGGCAAAGGAGACATCATTAAAATT ATCACAAGCACCTCCAATTATAAATCGGTGCAAGTGGAGTCCCGCACCGGCCTGCTGTCGCTGACTTACCAGACGCGTCCCAGCTCGGACGGCGGCGGCTTCAACGCCACGTTCCACGTCGGGAGCTACTGCCCCCCCTGGGAGGGCCGCTGCCGCGGCGCCTCGGGGGGCTGCTTCACGCAGGAGCAACGCTGCGACGGCAAGTGGGATTGCCCCGAGACCGGCAAGGATGAGGAGGGCTGCCGGGGCTGCGGCCCTGACCAGTTTGCCTGCGGGGTCCCCGGCCAGAGGGCGGCAGCGGCTGCCGGTCGCTTCGCCGGCCGACCCGTGTGTTATCCTGTGAGCGAGCGGTGCAACTACCAGCTGTATTGTGCGGATGGCAGCGACGAGAGGGACTGCACCGTCTGCCAGCCCGGAACCTTCCACTGTGACAGTGACAG GTGCGTGTTCGAGAGCTGGCGCTGCGACGGGCAGGTAGACTGCAAGGACCGTACGGACGAGCTCAACTGCACCGTCATCCTGCCGCGCAAGGTCATCACGGCGGCGACGGTGGGCAGCCTGGTCTGCGGGCTGCTGCTGGTCATCGCCATGGGCTGCACCTGCAAGCTGTACTCGCTCCGAACCAGGGAGTACAG CATGTTTGCACCGATCAACCGACATGAGGCACAGCTGATTCAGCAGCAAGCGCCGCCATCTTACGGTCAGCTGATCGCACAAGGCATTATTCCCCCAGTGGAGGACTTCCCCACGGAAAACCCCAATGAG ACGTCGTCCTTGTCTCTGAGAGGAATCCTCCAGCTCCTTCGCCAGGACGCCGTCGCGTCGCCACACCGGCGACGCAGGCCCCGCTTCGTCCGCCGCCTCGTCCGCCGCATGAGGAGGTGGGGTCTGATTCCCAGGCAGCCCTCCAGACCCTCTCAGGCGGCCAGCGGCGGGCATCAGCCCCCCGACGCTGCCCCTCACGATCAGGAGCCGCCCTGCGCCGCCCCCGCCGGCTCCTCGTCTTCGGCGGAATCCGCCAACCGGCCCGCGCCTCGGAAAGCGGCTCTGTCGACTCAGGCTCCGCCCCCGCCCTCCGCTTCCCCGCCGCCGCCTCCGTacgcgccgccggcgccaccCGCCGAGGCACCCCAGACGCCCCCGCCGGCCGTCCCGCCGAGCAGCCCCTCTCTGGCGTCCATCTTCCACACGCTGGGCATGAGTCTGTCCCTGTTCAGGGCGTCGCCCTCGTCCCCGTCCGGCAACTCCATGCCCCTCTCGGCCTCCCCCTCCTTCTCCTCGTCGTCTTCGGACGACGACGTGCTGCTCATCCCGCTTTCCGAAGACGCCGTTTCAGAGGATGACGTGCCCATGCTCACTTGA
- the cirop gene encoding ciliated left-right organizer metallopeptidase isoform X1, translated as MVSWRGLWLCLPLLCSELRVSLHRCIFDEVQAQTRVVRAVLPSPAPSPGEVAPIRIGTWLSGERNRLSEREEGRVRATVERALRTVSSLLSVERTSSPLLLKRDANKYCKFLWKNSSTVNYNRCGQANKNYRHETCLDVKIPDDHLAGCEVHPQANSTRGVVLRRPGAGVPDVDFLLYLHVQASDKCRTQPSLLAYAAHCQTDTKGRPLAGVVVICRDSVTRLTVQTVIHELFHALGFSKDLFATWRDCSTERGFSACSPRGKVTHADGSGQMRIYTPSVISALQRHLAAVDPELGGPLENSDVPSGGVSSHWESRLLQGSIMLAAPSQFGAARVDPLTLAAFQDTGWYTVNISQAQNLIWGKGEGALFGSTMTCHDNSSSFFCTGSGLGCHHLHLHKGECQTDPLLDGCRIYKALENGGECWEKENERKSSEERQGGEVFGLDSRCFFSDLTTLNHSQFIVMGRCYRHKCTGPNRYQVQVLGSYWVDCPAGGSIQIRGYRGSVFCPDERLCLYSDIGPPSEIENVFPNGQPDAPLLQDDTPSAYRPSADPSVTTALCVSAALGLLVVGLVSSRGPPCKVRIHAASGDV; from the exons ATGGTTTCCTGGCGAGGATTGTGGCTATGTCTGCCTCTACTATGTTCCGAGCTCCGGGTGTCCCTGCACCGGTGCATCTTCGACGAGGTTCAAGCTCAGACGCGAGTGGTCCGTGCCGTCCTGCCGAGTCCGGCGCCGAGCCCGGGGGAGGTCGCCCCGATTCGAATCGGGACCTGGCTTTCCGGTGAGCGCAACCGCCTGTCGGAGCGCGAGGAAGGACGAGTGAGGGCCACCGTGGAGCGGGCTTTGAGGACCGTGTCGTCGTTGCTGTCAG TGGAGCGAACCTCAAGCCCATTGCTGCTCAAGAGGGACGCAAACAAATACTGCAAGTTTCTCTGGAAGAATTCAAGCACCGTAAACTACAACAG GTGTGGCCAAGCAAACAAAAACTACAGACATGAGACTTGTCTTGACGTGAAG ATCCCAGACGATCACCTTGCTGGCTGCGAAGTCCACCCGCAGGCCAACTCCACTCGCGGGGTCGTTCTCAGGCGTCCAGGCGCGGGGGTGCCTGATGTCGACTTCCTGCTTTACCTCCACGTCCAAGCGTCGGACAAGTGCAGGACGCAG CCTAGCCTGTTGGCCTACGCGGCCCACTGCCAGACGGACACAAAAGGGAGACCTTTGGCTGGCGTCGTGGTCATCTGCAGGGATAGCGTGACGCGGTTGACTGTACAG acTGTGATCCATGAGCTGTTCCATGCACTGGGCTTCTCCAAAGATCTTTTTGCCACCTGGAGGGACTGCTCCACCGAACGAGGTTTTTCGGCCTGTTCCCCGCGAGGCAAAGTGACTCACGCCGACGGATCGGGACAGATGAGGATCTACACCCCATCCGTAATCTCGGCGCTGCAAAGGCACCTGGCGGCCGTCGATCCCGAGCTGGGGGGGCCGCTCGAGAACTCG GATGTACCCTCAGGGGGCGTGTCCTCCCACTGGGAGTCCAGACTTCTGCAGGGTTCCATCATGTTGGCGGCGCCTAGTCAGTTCGGCGCGGCGCGCGTCGACCCGCTCACCCTGGCCGCGTTTCAGGACACGGGCTGGTACACCGTCAACATAAGCCAGGCACAGAATCTCATCTGGGGAAAAG gtgaaggAGCTTTGTTTGGTTCCACGATGACCTGCCATGACAACTCATCATCCTTCTTTTGTACCGGCAG TGGGCTCGGGTGCCATCATTTACATCTTCACAAAGGGGAGTGTCAGACTGATCCCCTCCTGGATGGCTGTCGCATCTACAAAGCCCTTGAGAACGGA GGTGAATGCTGGGAGAAAGAAAACGAGAGGAAGTCAAGCGAAGAGCGCCAAGGCGGGGAGGTCTTCGGTTTGGACAGCCGTTGTTTCTTCTCCGATCTAACGACACTT AACCACAGTCAGTTCATCGTGATGGGACGCTGTTACAGACACAAGTGCACCGGACCAAACCGCTACCAAGTCCAGGTACTGGGCTCCTATTGGGTTGACTGCCCAGCAGGAGGCAGCATTCAG ATAAGAGGATACCGGGGTTCGGTTTTCTGCCCCGACGAGAGACTGTGTCTGTACTCTGACATCGGTCCTCCCTCAGAGATTGAGAACGTTTTCCCCAATGG TCAACCAGACGCCCCACTGCTCCAGGATGACACCCCGTCAGCGTACAGACCCTCTGCAGACCCCTCGGTCACCACTGCGCTCTGTGTTTCGGCAGCGCTCGGTCTCCTGGTTGTCGGTCTGGTGAGCTCCAGGGGTCCCCCTTGCAAGGTCCGGATCCATGCAGCCTCGGGAGATGTCTAA
- the cirop gene encoding ciliated left-right organizer metallopeptidase isoform X2: protein MDKNIVERTSSPLLLKRDANKYCKFLWKNSSTVNYNRCGQANKNYRHETCLDVKIPDDHLAGCEVHPQANSTRGVVLRRPGAGVPDVDFLLYLHVQASDKCRTQPSLLAYAAHCQTDTKGRPLAGVVVICRDSVTRLTVQTVIHELFHALGFSKDLFATWRDCSTERGFSACSPRGKVTHADGSGQMRIYTPSVISALQRHLAAVDPELGGPLENSDVPSGGVSSHWESRLLQGSIMLAAPSQFGAARVDPLTLAAFQDTGWYTVNISQAQNLIWGKGEGALFGSTMTCHDNSSSFFCTGSGLGCHHLHLHKGECQTDPLLDGCRIYKALENGGECWEKENERKSSEERQGGEVFGLDSRCFFSDLTTLNHSQFIVMGRCYRHKCTGPNRYQVQVLGSYWVDCPAGGSIQIRGYRGSVFCPDERLCLYSDIGPPSEIENVFPNGQPDAPLLQDDTPSAYRPSADPSVTTALCVSAALGLLVVGLVSSRGPPCKVRIHAASGDV from the exons atggataaaaacattg TGGAGCGAACCTCAAGCCCATTGCTGCTCAAGAGGGACGCAAACAAATACTGCAAGTTTCTCTGGAAGAATTCAAGCACCGTAAACTACAACAG GTGTGGCCAAGCAAACAAAAACTACAGACATGAGACTTGTCTTGACGTGAAG ATCCCAGACGATCACCTTGCTGGCTGCGAAGTCCACCCGCAGGCCAACTCCACTCGCGGGGTCGTTCTCAGGCGTCCAGGCGCGGGGGTGCCTGATGTCGACTTCCTGCTTTACCTCCACGTCCAAGCGTCGGACAAGTGCAGGACGCAG CCTAGCCTGTTGGCCTACGCGGCCCACTGCCAGACGGACACAAAAGGGAGACCTTTGGCTGGCGTCGTGGTCATCTGCAGGGATAGCGTGACGCGGTTGACTGTACAG acTGTGATCCATGAGCTGTTCCATGCACTGGGCTTCTCCAAAGATCTTTTTGCCACCTGGAGGGACTGCTCCACCGAACGAGGTTTTTCGGCCTGTTCCCCGCGAGGCAAAGTGACTCACGCCGACGGATCGGGACAGATGAGGATCTACACCCCATCCGTAATCTCGGCGCTGCAAAGGCACCTGGCGGCCGTCGATCCCGAGCTGGGGGGGCCGCTCGAGAACTCG GATGTACCCTCAGGGGGCGTGTCCTCCCACTGGGAGTCCAGACTTCTGCAGGGTTCCATCATGTTGGCGGCGCCTAGTCAGTTCGGCGCGGCGCGCGTCGACCCGCTCACCCTGGCCGCGTTTCAGGACACGGGCTGGTACACCGTCAACATAAGCCAGGCACAGAATCTCATCTGGGGAAAAG gtgaaggAGCTTTGTTTGGTTCCACGATGACCTGCCATGACAACTCATCATCCTTCTTTTGTACCGGCAG TGGGCTCGGGTGCCATCATTTACATCTTCACAAAGGGGAGTGTCAGACTGATCCCCTCCTGGATGGCTGTCGCATCTACAAAGCCCTTGAGAACGGA GGTGAATGCTGGGAGAAAGAAAACGAGAGGAAGTCAAGCGAAGAGCGCCAAGGCGGGGAGGTCTTCGGTTTGGACAGCCGTTGTTTCTTCTCCGATCTAACGACACTT AACCACAGTCAGTTCATCGTGATGGGACGCTGTTACAGACACAAGTGCACCGGACCAAACCGCTACCAAGTCCAGGTACTGGGCTCCTATTGGGTTGACTGCCCAGCAGGAGGCAGCATTCAG ATAAGAGGATACCGGGGTTCGGTTTTCTGCCCCGACGAGAGACTGTGTCTGTACTCTGACATCGGTCCTCCCTCAGAGATTGAGAACGTTTTCCCCAATGG TCAACCAGACGCCCCACTGCTCCAGGATGACACCCCGTCAGCGTACAGACCCTCTGCAGACCCCTCGGTCACCACTGCGCTCTGTGTTTCGGCAGCGCTCGGTCTCCTGGTTGTCGGTCTGGTGAGCTCCAGGGGTCCCCCTTGCAAGGTCCGGATCCATGCAGCCTCGGGAGATGTCTAA